Proteins encoded within one genomic window of Leucoraja erinacea ecotype New England unplaced genomic scaffold, Leri_hhj_1 Leri_161S, whole genome shotgun sequence:
- the LOC129716035 gene encoding probable G-protein coupled receptor 139, with protein MAIVILCRRNCGLSKCITRYLVYMATADLMVLIFEVVLYEIKDVYWPNSFLNYTPICSVNLALLFFSIDCSVWLTVAFTFDRLIAIICQSLRTKYCTEKMASMVIAIVCFVSVLENIPIFFIYDPREILDGQPWSCYVKSSFYTAPMWIAFLWLETILCPFAPFVLIMLLNSLTIRHIVRANRVRSALRGTNHTDTEIDNRRKSIILLLAISGNFILLWMVLFICYLFVHFTDTQFLEANYNDPFTIAEQSGYMLRCLSACTNTFIYAVSQGKFREELKHIVKRPLSIFIGLK; from the coding sequence ATGGCGATAgtgattctctgccgcagaaattGCGGTCTATCGAAATGCATCACGCGTTACTTGGTCTACATGGCAACTGCCGATCTAATGGTTCTGATATTTGAAGTGGTTTTGTATGAGATAAAAGATGTCTATTGGCCAAATTCATTTCTCAATTATACTCCTATTTGCAGCGTTAATCTGGCGCTGTTGTTCTTTTCTATTGATTGTTCGGTCTGGTTAACTGTGGCGTTCACCTTTGACCGACTTATAGCTATTATTTGCCAGTCGCTGCGAACAAAATACTGCACCGAGAAGATGGCGTCAATGGTCATTGCAATTGTATGTTTTGTGAGCGTGCTGGAAAACATTCCCATCTTCTTTATTTATGATCCTCGGGAAATACTTGATGGCCAGCCATGGTCCTGTTATGTAAAGTCAAGCTTCTACACCGCCCCAATGTGGATCGCATTCTTATGGTTGGAAACCATTTTATGCCCATTTGCACCTTTCGTTTTGATCATGCTCCTTAATTCTCTGACTATCAGGCATATCGTACGGGCTAATAGAGTGAGGAGCGCTCTCCGAGGAACCAATCACACAGATACAGAAATTGATAACCGGAGGAAGTCAATCATATTATTGTTGGCAATTTCAGGCAATTTTATACTCTTATGGATGGTGCTTTTCATTTGTTACCTGTTTGTACATTTTACCGACACTCAGTTTCTAGAAGCAAATTACAATGATCCTTTCACCATTGCGGAACAATCCGGATATATGCTGAGGTGCTTAAGTGCATGCACAAATACTTTTATTTATGCAGTGTCTCAGGGTAAATTCAGAGAGGAATTGAAGCATATAGTTAAGCGTCCACTAAGTATATTCATCggtttaaaataa